A region of Butyricicoccus intestinisimiae DNA encodes the following proteins:
- a CDS encoding cytidylate kinase-like family protein, with protein MTTATIYTIEREFGSAGHIVGERLAKMLGIPFYDSQIVDMAAKNAGVSRKIFEGFDEKPTNSFLYSLVMGSYTAAGSITQSSDLNMSDKLFVEEAKIIREAAEKGPCVVVGRCGSYILRERPDVVRVFCTADMEYRKHHAIHDLGMPEKRIEDAISKRDKKRASYYNYYTGKRWSDASSYDLCVSTSTAGIDGAVDTILAFGEMLEQQRAQRSK; from the coding sequence ATGACAACTGCGACCATTTATACCATTGAGAGAGAGTTTGGCTCTGCCGGACATATCGTGGGCGAGCGTCTGGCAAAGATGCTGGGAATTCCGTTCTACGATTCTCAAATCGTGGATATGGCGGCGAAAAATGCCGGTGTCAGCCGCAAGATTTTCGAGGGATTTGATGAAAAGCCGACCAATAGCTTTTTGTACTCGCTGGTCATGGGAAGCTATACTGCGGCAGGCTCGATTACGCAATCCTCTGACCTCAACATGAGTGATAAGCTGTTTGTCGAAGAAGCAAAAATTATCCGCGAAGCGGCAGAAAAAGGCCCGTGCGTTGTGGTAGGACGCTGCGGCAGTTATATTCTGCGCGAGCGTCCGGACGTTGTCCGTGTGTTCTGCACAGCGGATATGGAGTACCGCAAGCATCATGCCATTCATGACCTCGGCATGCCGGAAAAGCGCATTGAAGATGCGATTTCCAAGCGCGACAAAAAACGTGCGAGCTATTATAACTATTATACCGGCAAGCGCTGGAGCGATGCGTCCAGCTATGACCTGTGTGTCTCAACGAGCACCGCAGGCATTGACGGCGCAGTGGATACGATTCTCGCCTTTGGAGAAATGCTCGAGCAGCAGCGCGCACAGCGGAGCAAATAA
- a CDS encoding RICIN domain-containing protein, giving the protein MMQTFDKSAWYTIAAKVSGKVIEAENASTENGAAVCLAEATGADQQLWSITHIDGKYYKIANKKSGKVLDIISLGVVNGANLHQWEYVNGDSQLWFFEEKDDGAVAIKSAMSAKCIDVVGMNADADGARLQIWVDVDGDNQSWFIREAKAEAPVVEAAEEPKEEPKAEAAAAEQPKEEAPETKAEEAPAKKTTTRTRKPAAKKTNESRAKRKRRTKAEIAADAAAAPAKKTTTRTRKSAAKKTAAASKTAASKTEETK; this is encoded by the coding sequence ATGATGCAGACATTTGATAAAAGCGCATGGTACACCATCGCAGCAAAGGTCAGCGGCAAGGTCATTGAGGCCGAAAACGCTTCTACCGAAAACGGCGCAGCCGTATGCCTGGCAGAGGCAACCGGCGCAGACCAGCAGCTGTGGTCGATTACGCATATCGACGGTAAGTACTACAAAATCGCAAACAAGAAGTCGGGCAAGGTGCTGGACATCATCAGCCTGGGCGTTGTAAACGGCGCAAATCTTCACCAGTGGGAGTATGTCAACGGCGACAGCCAGCTGTGGTTCTTCGAGGAGAAGGATGACGGTGCGGTTGCCATCAAGTCCGCCATGTCCGCCAAGTGCATCGACGTTGTCGGCATGAACGCAGACGCAGACGGCGCACGCCTGCAGATCTGGGTTGACGTAGACGGCGACAACCAGAGCTGGTTCATCCGCGAGGCAAAGGCAGAGGCTCCGGTCGTTGAGGCTGCCGAGGAACCGAAGGAAGAACCGAAGGCAGAAGCAGCTGCTGCAGAACAGCCGAAGGAAGAAGCTCCGGAAACCAAGGCCGAGGAAGCTCCGGCAAAGAAAACCACGACCCGCACCCGCAAGCCGGCTGCCAAAAAGACCAACGAGTCCCGCGCAAAGCGCAAGCGCAGAACCAAGGCTGAAATCGCAGCAGACGCTGCCGCAGCACCGGCAAAGAAAACCACAACCCGCACCCGCAAGTCGGCTGCCAAAAAGACAGCTGCTGCATCAAAGACTGCCGCTTCCAAGACGGAAGAGACCAAGTAA
- a CDS encoding DUF975 family protein — protein MIYNAQARKDYKAQARADIRKKFWPTIGAVILASIPLALMSIIMSIGTEGFYTLGDASSLDAILSVYGKFAQYSLLYLVIYFFIGSPITFGAKHYYVARARGENSTVGLIFQPFTSGKSYLTSLKLSLSISIRSLGWLVIVCAIALVGLLPLFAFSPADNVGSGAFFLFFIIYFVVVCVVSVWASVKMRRYDGAYICLIDTPDASVWQATGACAKIFKNHNWELMVFDLSFLLWNCLTAITFGVVGLYVIPYQEIAFVHYFDALCGRTPEPAEEPSLSE, from the coding sequence ATGATTTACAATGCACAGGCCCGAAAAGACTATAAAGCGCAAGCGCGGGCTGACATTCGCAAAAAGTTCTGGCCGACCATCGGCGCCGTGATTTTGGCATCTATTCCGCTGGCTCTCATGAGCATTATCATGAGCATTGGAACAGAGGGCTTTTATACACTTGGAGATGCATCCAGTCTGGACGCTATCTTATCCGTCTATGGCAAGTTTGCTCAATACAGTCTGCTGTATCTTGTCATTTATTTCTTTATCGGCTCTCCGATTACCTTTGGCGCCAAGCATTACTATGTCGCACGCGCCCGCGGTGAAAATTCAACGGTCGGTTTGATTTTCCAGCCGTTTACCAGCGGAAAATCCTATCTGACTTCTTTGAAGCTGAGCTTGAGCATCAGCATTCGTTCGCTGGGCTGGCTGGTTATCGTATGCGCCATTGCATTGGTCGGCTTGCTTCCGTTGTTTGCCTTCAGCCCCGCCGATAATGTAGGCAGCGGTGCCTTCTTCCTGTTTTTTATAATCTACTTCGTTGTCGTTTGTGTTGTCTCTGTTTGGGCATCTGTCAAGATGCGCCGCTACGACGGCGCGTATATCTGCCTGATTGACACGCCGGATGCCAGCGTTTGGCAGGCAACCGGTGCATGCGCCAAGATTTTTAAAAACCACAACTGGGAACTGATGGTCTTTGACCTGAGTTTTCTCCTTTGGAATTGTTTGACAGCCATTACCTTTGGCGTTGTCGGCCTCTACGTCATACCGTATCAGGAAATCGCGTTCGTGCATTATTTTGACGCCCTGTGCGGCAGAACGCCGGAACCGGCAGAGGAACCATCGCTCAGCGAGTAA
- a CDS encoding G-protein coupled receptor, protein MGRPVKKVHKSQQQRRKESEARRAEQQKKEDRLTYIMLGVVAVIFVIFAGFLLF, encoded by the coding sequence ATGGGAAGACCTGTAAAAAAGGTTCACAAGAGTCAGCAGCAGCGCAGAAAAGAATCAGAGGCTCGCCGCGCCGAGCAGCAAAAAAAGGAAGATCGTCTCACATACATCATGCTCGGTGTTGTCGCCGTCATCTTCGTCATTTTTGCCGGTTTCTTGTTGTTCTAA
- the htpG gene encoding molecular chaperone HtpG gives MAKQQFQAESKRLLDMMINSIYTHREIFLRELISNASDAIDKRHFKSLTDASLVPEEGFEIHLSADEDARTLTISDNGIGMTKEELEHNLGTIAQSGSLAFKQENQTDDTDIIGQFGVGFYASFMVASHVKVVSKACGSEQAYIWESDGADGYTIEPGEKDSYGTDIILTIKPDPEGEDEDTYSEFLQTYRLAGLVRKYSDYIRYPIKMQMPHSQEKPKPEDAPEDYKPEYETVYTEDTLNSMIPLWKKAKKDITQDEYDEFYRSKFMDYMKPLRTIHFHNEGLTASYDALLYIPSQPPFDYYSKDFSKGLSLYTSGVMIMEKCADLLPDYFGFVRGLVDSSDLSLNISREMLQHDRQLKAIAISLEKKIRSELLKMQKDEREEYIKFWNAFGYSIKAGAYANYGADKEKLRDLMMFYSAKNEKLITLKEYREAMPEDQEEIYYAAGSSTDALSKLPQAEMVRKHDYDILYLTADIDEFIISQLESQDDKKFRSITAGDLNLSSEEEKKEAEEKSTANRAMFDAMKEALDGKVKDVRVSSRLVSDPVCLTSEGNLSIEMERVLNNVPNNGNHFSAEKILEINASHPIFEKLIRLYTSDPDKLKTYAKLLYDQAMLIAGMPVEDPAAFTQAMCDLMAE, from the coding sequence ATGGCAAAGCAGCAGTTTCAAGCAGAATCCAAGCGTCTGCTGGACATGATGATTAACTCGATCTACACGCACAGAGAAATTTTCCTGCGCGAGTTGATCTCCAATGCAAGTGATGCGATTGACAAGCGCCACTTCAAGTCCCTGACCGATGCGTCCCTCGTACCGGAGGAGGGCTTTGAAATTCATCTGTCAGCGGATGAAGACGCTCGCACCCTGACCATTTCCGATAACGGCATCGGTATGACCAAGGAAGAACTGGAACACAACCTCGGCACCATCGCACAGAGCGGTTCTCTGGCATTCAAGCAGGAGAACCAGACCGATGATACCGACATCATAGGCCAGTTCGGCGTCGGCTTCTACGCTTCGTTTATGGTTGCCTCTCACGTCAAGGTCGTTTCTAAGGCGTGCGGCTCCGAGCAGGCATATATCTGGGAGTCTGACGGCGCAGACGGCTACACCATCGAGCCGGGCGAGAAGGATTCCTATGGCACAGACATTATCCTGACCATCAAGCCGGATCCGGAAGGCGAGGACGAGGACACCTACAGCGAATTCCTGCAGACCTATCGTTTGGCAGGTCTGGTTCGCAAGTACTCCGACTACATCCGTTACCCGATTAAGATGCAGATGCCGCATTCGCAGGAAAAGCCGAAGCCAGAGGATGCACCGGAGGATTACAAGCCGGAATACGAAACCGTTTACACCGAAGACACGCTGAACTCGATGATTCCGCTGTGGAAGAAGGCAAAGAAGGACATCACGCAGGATGAATACGACGAGTTCTACCGCAGCAAGTTCATGGACTACATGAAGCCGCTGCGCACAATTCACTTCCACAACGAAGGTCTGACCGCATCCTATGATGCCCTGCTGTACATTCCGTCTCAGCCGCCGTTTGACTACTATTCCAAGGACTTCTCCAAGGGTCTGTCTCTGTACACCTCCGGTGTTATGATTATGGAAAAGTGCGCCGACCTGCTGCCGGATTACTTCGGCTTTGTGCGCGGTCTGGTTGATTCCTCTGATTTGTCTCTGAACATCTCCCGCGAAATGCTGCAGCACGACCGTCAGCTCAAGGCAATCGCCATCAGCTTGGAAAAGAAAATCCGCTCCGAACTGCTCAAGATGCAGAAGGATGAGCGCGAGGAATACATCAAATTCTGGAACGCTTTTGGCTACTCCATCAAGGCGGGTGCCTATGCAAATTACGGCGCAGACAAGGAAAAGCTGCGCGACCTGATGATGTTCTATTCGGCAAAGAACGAGAAGCTCATCACCCTCAAGGAATACCGCGAGGCAATGCCGGAAGATCAGGAAGAAATTTACTATGCTGCCGGTTCCAGCACCGATGCGCTGTCCAAGCTGCCGCAGGCTGAGATGGTTCGCAAGCACGACTACGATATTCTGTACTTGACCGCCGACATTGATGAATTTATCATCTCTCAGCTGGAGTCGCAGGATGATAAGAAGTTCCGCTCCATCACCGCAGGCGATCTGAACCTGTCCTCCGAGGAGGAAAAGAAGGAAGCAGAAGAAAAGTCCACCGCGAACCGCGCGATGTTTGACGCCATGAAGGAAGCACTGGACGGCAAGGTTAAGGACGTTCGCGTTTCTTCCCGTCTGGTCAGCGATCCGGTCTGCCTGACTTCTGAGGGCAACCTGTCTATTGAAATGGAGCGCGTGCTCAACAACGTGCCGAACAACGGCAATCATTTCTCCGCAGAAAAGATTCTGGAAATCAACGCTTCTCACCCGATCTTTGAGAAGCTGATTCGCCTGTACACCAGCGATCCGGACAAACTCAAGACCTATGCAAAGCTGCTGTACGATCAGGCTATGCTGATTGCCGGCATGCCGGTAGAAGATCCGGCTGCCTTTACACAGGCAATGTGCGACCTGATGGCAGAATAA
- a CDS encoding RCC1 domain-containing protein yields the protein MSRERNKIIAALLGTAVAVVVLAVAMFIGLSKNGSTEKITSEQIAVGEDHMLAVDAGGAVYAWGHNNKGELGNSNCDNQSKPVKAVKISGKVTQVAAGDELSFALCKDGDLYAWGDDTSYQMGDGDNTSRMEPKKVNTDIAMIAAGTKHALAIDTDGALYVWGRNKNGALGVADSACDKKDEEGYACMSAPYKLMDNVAYIDAGDDYSMAITTDGTLYAWGYDEDGQLGLAKTDSTNSKGEAYQSKPAKVMDGIKMVSCGAKYMAFALKENGDLYGWGNNSVGSLGIKTVDDTARNVQTTPKKLMSDVSYVDAGSAHAAVLKTNGDLYTFGVNNYHQIGIKFGDGTHAIGQETIYYQSKPRKLAENVEAVAAGGFNTLYRSKDGVLRSVGCNLYKQLGIGSEESDVKTPTAVYLKN from the coding sequence ATGTCAAGAGAGAGAAACAAAATTATCGCAGCGTTGCTTGGCACGGCAGTTGCCGTTGTTGTGCTTGCCGTTGCCATGTTCATTGGTCTGAGCAAAAACGGCTCGACAGAGAAAATAACCTCCGAGCAAATCGCCGTAGGTGAGGATCACATGCTGGCAGTGGACGCCGGCGGCGCCGTGTATGCGTGGGGACATAACAACAAGGGAGAGCTGGGAAACTCCAACTGTGACAATCAGTCCAAGCCGGTCAAAGCAGTCAAGATTTCCGGAAAGGTCACACAGGTTGCAGCGGGAGATGAGCTGTCGTTTGCACTGTGTAAGGACGGAGATTTGTATGCATGGGGCGATGACACCAGCTATCAGATGGGTGACGGTGACAACACCAGCCGCATGGAGCCGAAAAAGGTCAATACAGATATTGCAATGATTGCCGCAGGCACCAAGCATGCACTCGCCATTGATACAGACGGTGCGCTGTATGTCTGGGGCAGAAACAAAAACGGTGCATTGGGTGTTGCGGACAGCGCCTGCGACAAAAAGGACGAAGAAGGCTACGCCTGCATGTCTGCGCCGTATAAGCTGATGGACAATGTCGCGTACATTGATGCGGGCGATGATTATTCCATGGCAATCACCACAGACGGCACGCTGTATGCATGGGGCTATGACGAGGACGGTCAGCTGGGACTTGCTAAGACCGACAGCACAAACAGCAAGGGTGAAGCGTATCAGTCCAAACCGGCGAAGGTCATGGACGGTATAAAAATGGTATCGTGCGGTGCTAAATATATGGCGTTTGCCCTAAAGGAAAATGGCGATTTGTACGGCTGGGGCAACAACAGCGTCGGCTCGCTGGGAATCAAGACTGTTGATGATACGGCGCGCAATGTACAGACCACACCGAAAAAGCTCATGAGCGATGTATCGTATGTCGATGCCGGCTCGGCACATGCGGCCGTGCTCAAGACCAACGGCGATTTGTATACGTTTGGCGTCAACAATTATCATCAGATTGGCATCAAGTTTGGTGATGGAACGCATGCGATTGGACAGGAAACGATTTATTATCAGAGCAAGCCGCGCAAGCTCGCAGAAAATGTAGAAGCTGTGGCGGCGGGCGGATTCAACACCCTGTACCGCTCCAAGGACGGCGTGCTGCGCTCAGTGGGATGCAATCTGTATAAGCAGCTCGGCATTGGCTCGGAGGAATCCGATGTCAAGACACCGACAGCTGTGTATTTAAAAAATTAA
- the gluQRS gene encoding tRNA glutamyl-Q(34) synthetase GluQRS produces the protein MTVCGRFAPTPSGRIHLGNILCAMLSWLSVRSKNGRYLLRIEDLDAMRCPRSLADLIEDDLKWFGIDWDDGGSAGGDPWYQSCRTAIYDRYFDVLKDKGLLYPCFCSRAELHTAQAPHRSDGTYIYAGTCRNLTPEQIAEKSKRRPPAWRVRVPEREMSFTDGCQGVYTENLAHDCGDFIIRRSDGVYGYQLAVVVDDGLMGVTEVVRGSDLLNSTPRQMYLYEQLGFAIPQFYHMPLLTAPDGRRLSKRDGDLDLGVLREKFGRPELIVGMLAKAAGLRPTAQPVQLSDLVADFSWDKIPKQDIALPEEILQ, from the coding sequence ATGACGGTTTGCGGACGATTTGCCCCGACGCCGAGCGGACGCATTCATCTGGGCAATATTTTGTGCGCGATGCTGTCTTGGCTGTCGGTTCGGTCGAAAAACGGCAGATATTTGCTGCGCATAGAGGACTTGGACGCGATGCGCTGCCCGCGCTCGCTGGCAGATCTCATCGAGGACGATCTCAAATGGTTCGGCATCGACTGGGATGACGGCGGCAGTGCAGGCGGAGACCCATGGTATCAGAGCTGCCGCACGGCAATCTATGATAGGTATTTTGACGTGCTCAAAGACAAGGGATTGCTGTACCCGTGCTTTTGCAGCCGCGCGGAGCTGCACACGGCGCAGGCGCCGCACCGTTCAGACGGAACATATATCTATGCGGGCACCTGCCGCAATCTGACACCGGAACAAATCGCAGAAAAATCCAAGCGCCGCCCGCCTGCGTGGCGCGTGCGTGTGCCGGAGCGGGAGATGTCGTTCACGGATGGCTGTCAGGGTGTGTATACGGAGAATCTGGCACACGACTGCGGAGACTTTATCATTCGGCGTTCTGACGGCGTGTACGGCTATCAATTGGCGGTTGTCGTGGATGACGGATTGATGGGCGTGACGGAGGTTGTGCGCGGCAGTGATTTGCTCAATTCCACACCGCGGCAGATGTATTTGTATGAACAGCTGGGATTTGCAATTCCGCAGTTTTATCACATGCCGCTGCTCACGGCACCGGACGGCAGACGGCTGTCCAAGCGCGACGGCGATTTGGATTTGGGTGTGCTGCGCGAAAAATTCGGCAGACCGGAACTAATTGTTGGTATGCTGGCAAAAGCGGCAGGGCTGCGCCCGACGGCACAGCCGGTGCAGCTTTCCGATTTGGTCGCAGATTTTTCGTGGGACAAAATCCCCAAACAGGATATTGCGTTGCCGGAGGAGATCTTACAGTGA
- a CDS encoding LOG family protein yields the protein MNITVYLGANEGNDPALKQAVRELGTWIGESGNDLVYGGSKVGLMGIIAESVLRAGGKVTGVEPQFFMEKELQYDAVTHLIVTETMAERKSKMIELGDAFIAMPGGTGTLEEITEVMSLLALDRLDAPCILYNLHGYYDSLQQLLERMIAADLSSEYRQRKIYFVKNLEELQKVLDSCLS from the coding sequence ATGAATATAACGGTTTATTTGGGGGCAAACGAAGGAAATGATCCGGCGCTAAAACAGGCCGTGCGGGAGCTGGGTACATGGATTGGCGAGAGCGGAAATGACTTGGTATACGGCGGATCGAAAGTCGGACTGATGGGAATCATTGCGGAGAGTGTGCTGCGTGCAGGCGGCAAAGTCACGGGTGTCGAACCGCAATTTTTTATGGAAAAAGAGCTGCAATACGATGCCGTGACCCATCTCATCGTCACGGAGACCATGGCGGAGCGCAAGAGCAAGATGATTGAGCTGGGCGATGCGTTTATTGCGATGCCAGGCGGAACAGGAACGCTGGAGGAAATCACAGAGGTCATGTCGCTGCTGGCACTGGATCGGCTGGATGCTCCGTGCATTCTCTATAATCTGCACGGATATTATGACAGCTTGCAGCAGCTGCTGGAGCGCATGATTGCGGCAGACCTGTCCAGCGAGTACCGGCAGAGAAAGATTTATTTTGTAAAAAATCTGGAAGAGCTGCAAAAAGTACTCGATTCTTGCTTATCTTGA